TGGATAATCTCTAAATGAACCACCACTTGCAGTTATTGTCATAGAATCTATTTTTTTATTTTGAAGTAAATACCAAAGTCCAAAATGTTCACTATCTATTGGACTAAGTTTTGTTTGATCAATAAATTTTCCAGCAACTACAAGAGATTCTTTATTTGCTAATGCTATTTTTTTACCACATTCAATAGCTTTTAATGTAGGTCTTAATCCTAAAAATCCAACAAGAGCATTTACAACTGTTTTAGAACTACTATTTTCAATAGCTTCCAAAATAGCAGTTTCTCCAAAAGATACATTTTTGTGTTGAACAAAAGAAATATCTTCTTTATTTGCGACAACGACTATTTTAGGATTAAACTCTTTTATTTGTTCATTTAGTAGCTTTATATTTTTTCCAGCTACTAAAGTTTCAACATTTAAATTAAATTTTCGTGCGATATTTAAAGTATTAACTCCTATTGAGCCTGTACTTCCAAGAAGTATCAAATGATAACCCTTAATAAAACAACCATTGTTATTGCACCAAATAAGTAACCATCAACTCTATCTAAAACTCCACCATGTCCTGGAAGAATAGTACCACTATCTTTTACACCTGCTTCTCTTTTTAAATAACTTTCATATAAATCACCAAATACTGATGATAAAGATACAATAGCAGAAACTATAATAGCTCCAATTATTCCAACTTCACTAATAGAAGTTAATGTTCCTAAAATAATAGCAAATGCCATTCCCCCAAATACTCCTTCTAGAGTTTTATTTGGACTTGTTTCACAAAATGGTGTTTTTCCAAAACTTCTTCCTACAAAATAAGCTCCAATATCAGTAGCTGCAACAATAACAAATAACCATAGAAGAACTTTTACGCCATATTCACTGTATAAAGTCATTAAAAATATAAAAGATGCTGTTGGATATAAAAGTGGAAGGAATAACTTTTTATCTAAAGTTCTTTTATAAGCTAATTGTGAAGCATAACCTATTGCAACAATAAAAATTAAATCTATTGGCATTGGATAAAAATATACTGCAACCCATAATAATAATGTATAAATATAAATACTATCATTATGTAATTTGTATAACTCTTTTGATTCATGAACAGAAATCATAAGTGCAGCTCCAAATACTAACCAAAATAAAAAATACGAATCTATATATACAACTATTAAAAAAAGTATAAGTAAAACAAATGCCGTTTTAACCCGTGTTGATAACTTGCTCAAATTTTCTAACATATCAAACCTTTAATTTTTTGTATATAATGTTAACATTTTTTATCTTTGTTATTTGTAAATACATTATTTATTTTTTCATATAGTTTTTATTGGTAATCTAAGAATTGATTTTAATATTTTTCTTTGTTCTTCATGATTACTTTTTTATGAAAAACTTTGTTTGTGATAGGGCTTTTTATATTAACTAAAGAAAATATTATTTCATTTTCTCCTTTACTCAAAATTGCATTAATCGTTGAATCAATTTTAACTCCAGCTAAATCCAATTTTGATGCTGTAGTGCTTATTCCAACTTCTCCTTTTATAACAGTTGAAGTGATATTTAAAGTTGAATTATAAGAATTTATTGCTACTTTGCTATTTCCTATTTCTGAATCTATTATATAAATATTTGAATTCTCAACATTTAAATATTCAATATTACAATTGTATAAATACAAATTATTTGAATTTACTATCTTCAAATATTTATATGCACAATCTCTCAAAATACCTTTATTATTTTTTAATTCTCTATTTTGAGTAGCTTGCGCATACCTTTTTTCTGTTTGAACTATATCTTCTATTAAAAATTTGTCTAAATACTGAAAATATTCATCTTCTGAATAAATAATAGGTACATGTCCACTATTTTTTATAATATTCAATTCTGAATTTCCTAACAAATAATTTAAAACATAGGCACTTCTCAATGGAGTAACTTGATCATTTTCTCCCCATAATATCATAGTAGGAGTTTTAATTTTATATAAATCAAACCAATCTTCAGTCACAACACCTAAAGCTGCAATTGATGTTGGTGCACTTAAAACTTTTTTTCTAATAGTTTCATCCCTTACTACTTCACCCAAATCTTTAGGTAATATTTCAGTAAGACTACTTGTAATATTTGATGCTAATTGAGAAATTTGATTATTTAATGCACTTTTTTTATTCTCATCAACAATTTTATTAATTTGTGTTTTTACTATAAATTCTCCATAAGCATCTTTTTGTAAAATTCCAGCAGAATCTATAACCATAAGTTTTTTTAACTTGTTAGGATATTTTATTGCATATTTTAAACTAATTGCTCCACCCATAGAGTGACCTACTAAATAAAATTTCTTTTCATTTAGATATTTCGATACTATAAAATCTAAAACTTCTGCATATTTCTCTGGAGTATATTCAACATTAGCTTTTGAAGATTTTCCAAAACCTGGCAAATCAAATGTGATTACATAGTAATCATTTTTTAATTTATCAATGCTATTTTTCCAAATAGTTGAAGCTTCATCACCTAAACCATGAACAAAAACTATTGCATCTTTTTTTTCATCACCTTCAATATTTATATAAATATTACTATCTAATATAGGTTCATCTATAAAAAATTCTTCTGCATATAAATAATGAATAAAAATCAATAAAAATAAAAATAGTTTCATATATTTTATTCTTCTAATTTAACAACGAAATTACCAATAGCATATATTTTATTATCATCAATCAATTCAAAACTAAATTCATTTAATGATCCTAGTGATATCTCTTTTTTTATTTTAATTTTATAATCCAAACTCATTACATCATTTAATAATTCTATATCTTTTAATGTAATTAAAAAACCAATTTTTTCTTCTTTATCTTCACTAAAAACTACACTGCTTTGGGCGGCTGCTTCACAAATCATAGCCAAAGTAGGAATAGTTGGAAAAGAACATGAAGTATGAGCAATATCATCTTGTATGTCTATAATATCATTTACAAATCTTACAGGTTTTTGATGTGGTAAATTTATCATATATCTATCTTTATTATATTTTTATTATTATCATTAAAATTTTGTGCAATGAACATCATGTGTTCCATAGATTTTGGAAAACCTATTAAAGATATATTATTAATATCCATTGTTTCTTTTTCTTCAGTGAATTTTACTTTTAGTGCAACTACAACTTCCATATATTCTATACAAGTATTTATATCTTCAATATTAGGAATATTCAATGTTTCACTACAAATCAATACTAATTCATCTTTATCTAAAGATTTTATTGCTGCTGCTTTTAAAACTTTTAAAGAAGTTGTATCTCCACTCGAAATAGTTAGAATCTCTTTTTTATTTTCAAATAAAATTGATGCATAAGAAACTGCCGTATTATAAACAGAATTTTGGAAATCAGTCGGAGATAACATATCTTTATTCAATATGGCTTTTAAAATATTTGCTGATGCTAATAATTCGCCAAAAGAGCTTCCATAAAGAATTCTATTATTTTTTGAGTCTAATTTTGCTAAAGCTTCAATTACTAATTTTGAAGCTTTTGTCAATCTTCTTCTAAATACCATTTGAGGTACTAACTCTTTTGTATTTAAATTTTCTATTTCTTTTTTATCACAAAGATAAAATGCATCTAAAATTTCTAAATTAATATTCATTTACATATTCCAAAAATTAAAGATGTATTATTTCCACCAAAAGCAAATGAGTTACTAAGAACATAACTTAATCTACTTTCTTCATTTTCCAAAGAGTAGTTAATTTCTTCAATTTCAAACTCTTCTAATCCTTTATTTGAAGGAATTATTTGTTTTTTCAAAACCATACAACAAATTATGGCTTCAATAGCTCCAGCAGCTCCTAGAGTATGTCCTGTAATTGATTTTGTAGAACTAACTTTTGGTTTTTTATCTTGAAATAGAGTTTTTATAGCTGTCAATTCTGAAAAATCATTAGCATAAGTTCCTGTTCCATGTGCATTAATATATGAAATATCGTTATTATTTATATTTGCATTTTTAATTGCATTTTTCATAGCTTCGATTGCACCTAAACCTTGTGGATGTGGTTGTGTCATATGATGAGCATCTGAACTGTAACCAACTCCAAAAAACTCTATGGAGTCATTATTTTTTTCATTTTGTAATAATAAAATACCAAAACCTTCTGCAACATTCATACCATCTCTATTTTTATCAAAAGGTTTGCAAGGATTTGATGATAGAACACTTAACGCTGAAAAACCGCAAACTGTTGTATAAGATATTGCATCAATACCAATAACTAAAACATTTTTGTAAATACCTTTTTCAATAACTTCTTTTGCATAACCTAAAGCATTTGCACTTGAAGTACAAGCTGTTGAAAAAGATATATCATCATAAAAATTAAATTTTTTTCTTAAAAAATAAGCGATAGAATCAATTGAATGTTTTTTATAATCTATATTTTTATAATTTTTATCTTCAAAATAAACTTTTTCTGTTTCATTCATCCCACCAACACTAGAACCAATAACTAAAAGAGTTTGTGAAAAATCTTTTAAATCAAAAGTTTCTAAAAGTTTTTTACATCTTTGAAATAAAAGTTCATTTAAATCAATATCTTTTTTTATTTTTCCAATGGCAACTACTTTTTCTTTAACAAAATTAGCATCTAAAGTAATAGTATCTTTTTTTAGTAATATAGAATCAAAAAGTTCTTCTGGACTATTTCCAGCACAAGAAACAGTATCAAAATAATTTATAAAAACTCTGTTTTTCAACTCCATTAATTTCTACTTTCAGACATAACAACTAAAGCATCAATTTTTTTCTTTGTATCTTTTACGAAATAATTATTTTCATCCCAAACGTATCCAGAAAGTATTGATGCAATAGATTGTTTAATTTTAGGAGATTTATTTGTAGCATAAAATATTTTTTTGAGTCTTCCATCATACCAAGCATATACAAATTCTCTAAAAACATTAATTCCAATCATCATATAATCTTCATAATCTTTTTGCCAGTCTACTTTTTTACCATTTAGTTGATCAATTATCAAAGAAGCAACTCTTGAAGATGATTCCAAAGCTAGAGTAACACCTGATGAAAAAACTGGATCTAAAAATTCTGTTGCATTACCACTCATAGCAAAATTTTTTCCATACATTTTTTTAATAGAAGCTGAGTAACCATTTATAATTTGTACAGGAGCAACTTGTTTAGCATTTTTGTATTTTTCTTTTAAATATTTATGACTATTTATAGAATGTAATAAAAATTCTTCTTTAGAAAGTTTACTATTCAAAAAATAACTCTCTTCACACACTATTCCAATAGAAGTCACTCCATCGCTAAAAGGAATTCCCCAAAACCAAGCTTTATTATCATCATGAATTACAATGTCAATAAACCCTTCTTCATCTTTTTCTCTTCTATCTTCGCCTGTCATTCTCATTAAAATTGCATTTCTTAATTTTAAGTCAGATGGTTCATCAAGATTTAGAAGTTTTGGTAAAACTCTTCCATAGCCAGATGCATCTAAAACAAATTTTGCTTTAAAACTACTTTTCAAACCATTTTCATCTTTTGCATATATTATATTTTGAGAATTATCATAATCAATAACTTCAATTTTGTGTCTTACATCAGCTCCTAATTTTTTAGCTGTTTGTAACAAAATATTATCAAATTCTTCTCTTTTCACCTGAAAACTTGTATTATGTTTTTGCCCTAAGTTATCTCTAAAATCTATAAATTCTTGAATATTATCTTCATCGATAAATATAGCTCCAGGTTTTAGCATATAAGATTGTTTTTCTATAATATCAAGTATTCCAATATCATCTAAAATTTCATTACATTTTGGAAGTAAAGATTCACCAATTACAAATCGAGGAAAATCTAATTTTTCTAAAATTTTTACACTAAATCCTGCTTTTAATAATTTACAAGCAGCAACTGAACCACTAGGTCCGCCACCTATTATTAGTACATCGCAGATTTCTTCCATAATTTTTTCTTATTCTAAATTTTTATTTATGTAATTTAATAGATTATTAATAGATGAAAAAATTGTTTTATAATCCGAACTATTACTAATTTTTACCCCATATTCTTTTTCGATAATTAAAACTAATTCTATTGAATCAACAGAATCTAAGCCTAATCCTTCTTCTCCAAAAAGTGGTGAATCGTTTTCAATATCATCAACAGTAATGTCTTCTAATTTTAAACTATCTATTAACTTTTGTTTAAAATCATCTATCAAAATTTCCATAATTAATATTTCCTTGTTAAAAATTAAGCCCCGATTATATCTACTTTACTCTTAATAAAAAAATAACTATTAAGTAAAAATATTATAAAATATCAAAAAAAATTATGCTAGGTTAACTACTTTTGAAAAATCTATTTAAAATTTTAGAAATAAAAAAAGATAATAATTCAAATGAATTTACTATTGAATTATCTGGAAAAGACCACCCAATATTCAAGGCTCATTTTCCAAATAATGAGATTTTACCTGGATTTATTCAAATAGATATTATTTCAAATATTTTAGAGCATAAAATAAAAAAGATAAAAAAAGCAAAATTTTTATCGATAATAAAACCAAATAATAAAATAAAATATTTTGTATCAACAAAAGATGAAGTTGAGTATAAAATAATTTTAAGAAATTTAGAAAATAGTAAATTAAGCGAGTTTAGTTATGAAATTTAAAGATAGAGATATTATTGCCGTTGTTCCAACTTTAAATAATGATTTTACTATACAAAAAGTTGTAGATGATGTATTATCTTTTGGATTTAAAGTGATTGTAGTAGATGACGGTTATATAAATCCTGTTTCAAATATTTTAAAAAAATGTGACAATTTAACAATTATTAGACACGATATAAATAAAGGAAAAGGTGAAGCAATACTAACTGGAGCTAAAAAAGCGAAAGAGTTAGGATATGATTATTTTGTAACTCTTGATGGAGATGGTCAACATATGGCAAGTGAAATAAAAAAATTGCAAGATACAATTTCATCAAATAACCAAATAATTATTGGTGCTAGAAACTTTGATATTTCAAACGTTCCAAATGGTTCAAAATTTGGCAGATGGTTCAGTAATTTCTGGGCTTGCTGGGACACTGGATATAGAATCACCGATTCATTATCAGGTTTTAGAATATACCCTATTTCAATTCTTAATCTTCAATATAAAACTTCAAAATTTGATTGGGAAATGGAAGTTTTGGTAAGACATGCTTGGAATGGTGGAGAAATAATTGAAAAACAAATAGAGTGCTATTATCCAAAAGCAGAAGATAGAGTGAGCCATTTTAGAAAATTTGAAGATACTATGGCAATTGTTTGGGTACATGTTCAAATGCTTCCTATAAAATGGACAAAAATGTTTTTAAATATTTTTAAGAAAAACAAAAAATAATGAAAACTATTCAAAGGGGAAGTGGCTGGAGTATAAAACTTGTTTTTACTCTTTATAAGATTTTTGGATATAAATTTACTTATTATTTAATGTATCCTGTAACTTTTTTCTATTTTATTTTTGCTAGTAATGTATATAAAGCTTTAGAAATCTATTATAAGCAACTTAATATTCCTTTCACAAAAAAGATTTACTATAATCATCTTTTTATGTTTGCTATTTGTATGGTTGATAGGTTTATCTCAAAAGCTGATTGTACATCATATCAATTTAGCTATGAAGATAGAGATTTTATTAAAAAACAAGTTGATAATGGTTCTATTTTACTTCTATCTCATTTTGGTGGTTGGTCTGTAACTAATTGCAAAATTTTATCTGATAATATAATCAATATAGTTATGAAAGAAGTAATTTTATCTAGTATAAAAAAGATTGAAAATTCTATAAATAATCCGCTTAAAAATATTAATATCATTGATCAATCACTAAATCCTATTGAAGTCTCTATAAAAATAGCAAATGCTATCTCAAATAAAGAGGCAATTGCTTTTATGGCAGATAGAGCTGTAGATAAGAAATTTTCAGAAGAGTTTGAATTTTTAGGAAAAAAAGCACCTTTTAATACAAATCCATTTAAGGTTTCATACAAAACAAAAACTCCAATAGTGGTTGTTTTTGTAATAAATGTTGGTTTACAAAATTACTATATAAAATCTAAAGAAATCAAAATGGATTTTAATTTAGATGAAAATAGTGCTATCACAAACTCTTTATCTGAATATGTAAAGAGCTTTGAAGAAGTTGTGAAAGAATATCCAAATCAGTGGTTCAATTTATATAATTTTTGGGAAAGGTAAAAAACTTGATAATAGACGAAAGATACATAACTCTAGATGAGATTATAAAAAGTGATAGTATAGAGATTTCAAAAGATAAAAATTTTGAAAATCATATTAATGAAACTCATAATTTTTTAATTAATGAAATAAAAGATGGTAAACCAATTTATGGTATTACAACAGGATATGGTGCTAGTGGTAAAAACTATGTAAACTATGAAGATAGCAAAACTTTACAAACTAATCTTTTTAGATTTCATGGGTGTGGTGTTGGTAAAAAACTATCTTATAAAGTTTGTAAATATGCTGTAATTGCTAGAACTATCTCTTTAAGCAAAGCAAAATCTGGAGTTAGTATAGAACTTCTTAAAAGACTTGAGATGTTAATACAAAAAGATATTATTCCAGTTATTCCATCACAAGGTTCAGTTGGAGCAAGTGGAGATTTAACTCCATTATCTTATATAGCAGCTGTTGTTGCAGGTGAGCGAGAAGTTTACTATAAAGGTGAAATAAAAGATGTAATGGAGGTTTACAATGAACTAAATATTACTCCTTATATTTTTAAACCTAAAGAAGCACTTGCAATTATGAATGGTACAACAGCAATGAGTGCGATTGCATTAGATTCTATTGAAGAATTTGAAACTATTTTAAACTCTATGGAAAGTTATGTTGCGGGAATGTTTGAAGTGCTTTTAGGAGATGATACTCCAGTTGATGATTTTGTACATCTATCTAAACCTTTTAGTGGTCAAATACAAAGTGCTCAAAATATAAAA
Above is a window of Arcobacter lacus DNA encoding:
- a CDS encoding HAL/PAL/TAL family ammonia-lyase; amino-acid sequence: MIIDERYITLDEIIKSDSIEISKDKNFENHINETHNFLINEIKDGKPIYGITTGYGASGKNYVNYEDSKTLQTNLFRFHGCGVGKKLSYKVCKYAVIARTISLSKAKSGVSIELLKRLEMLIQKDIIPVIPSQGSVGASGDLTPLSYIAAVVAGEREVYYKGEIKDVMEVYNELNITPYIFKPKEALAIMNGTTAMSAIALDSIEEFETILNSMESYVAGMFEVLLGDDTPVDDFVHLSKPFSGQIQSAQNIKRKIQGSKLTHGRDDRYDKFFADNDLNIQDNYSMRCAPQVLGVIRDNLEISKKWVEQEINSVNDNPLIDGVNKKIYTSGNFYGGYVAHAMDTLKICAGNLADLLDKEFALLVDHKFNRGLGENLKLSKEPFYHGFKAMQITLSSLSADVIKNTTAASIFSRPTESLNQDKVSMGTTAANDFSKMIPDLYNMLSIAFIGMAQAIDIRGTNLVSPHLKSIYENIRKDVAPLYEDRRMDFDIENVYKIIQNKKFV
- a CDS encoding phosphatidate cytidylyltransferase; translation: MLENLSKLSTRVKTAFVLLILFLIVVYIDSYFLFWLVFGAALMISVHESKELYKLHNDSIYIYTLLLWVAVYFYPMPIDLIFIVAIGYASQLAYKRTLDKKLFLPLLYPTASFIFLMTLYSEYGVKVLLWLFVIVAATDIGAYFVGRSFGKTPFCETSPNKTLEGVFGGMAFAIILGTLTSISEVGIIGAIIVSAIVSLSSVFGDLYESYLKREAGVKDSGTILPGHGGVLDRVDGYLFGAITMVVLLRVII
- a CDS encoding lysophospholipid acyltransferase family protein, whose translation is MKTIQRGSGWSIKLVFTLYKIFGYKFTYYLMYPVTFFYFIFASNVYKALEIYYKQLNIPFTKKIYYNHLFMFAICMVDRFISKADCTSYQFSYEDRDFIKKQVDNGSILLLSHFGGWSVTNCKILSDNIINIVMKEVILSSIKKIENSINNPLKNINIIDQSLNPIEVSIKIANAISNKEAIAFMADRAVDKKFSEEFEFLGKKAPFNTNPFKVSYKTKTPIVVVFVINVGLQNYYIKSKEIKMDFNLDENSAITNSLSEYVKSFEEVVKEYPNQWFNLYNFWER
- a CDS encoding beta-ketoacyl-[acyl-carrier-protein] synthase family protein, which codes for MELKNRVFINYFDTVSCAGNSPEELFDSILLKKDTITLDANFVKEKVVAIGKIKKDIDLNELLFQRCKKLLETFDLKDFSQTLLVIGSSVGGMNETEKVYFEDKNYKNIDYKKHSIDSIAYFLRKKFNFYDDISFSTACTSSANALGYAKEVIEKGIYKNVLVIGIDAISYTTVCGFSALSVLSSNPCKPFDKNRDGMNVAEGFGILLLQNEKNNDSIEFFGVGYSSDAHHMTQPHPQGLGAIEAMKNAIKNANINNNDISYINAHGTGTYANDFSELTAIKTLFQDKKPKVSSTKSITGHTLGAAGAIEAIICCMVLKKQIIPSNKGLEEFEIEEINYSLENEESRLSYVLSNSFAFGGNNTSLIFGICK
- a CDS encoding alpha/beta fold hydrolase, with translation MKLFLFLLIFIHYLYAEEFFIDEPILDSNIYINIEGDEKKDAIVFVHGLGDEASTIWKNSIDKLKNDYYVITFDLPGFGKSSKANVEYTPEKYAEVLDFIVSKYLNEKKFYLVGHSMGGAISLKYAIKYPNKLKKLMVIDSAGILQKDAYGEFIVKTQINKIVDENKKSALNNQISQLASNITSSLTEILPKDLGEVVRDETIRKKVLSAPTSIAALGVVTEDWFDLYKIKTPTMILWGENDQVTPLRSAYVLNYLLGNSELNIIKNSGHVPIIYSEDEYFQYLDKFLIEDIVQTEKRYAQATQNRELKNNKGILRDCAYKYLKIVNSNNLYLYNCNIEYLNVENSNIYIIDSEIGNSKVAINSYNSTLNITSTVIKGEVGISTTASKLDLAGVKIDSTINAILSKGENEIIFSLVNIKSPITNKVFHKKVIMKNKEKY
- a CDS encoding beta-ketoacyl synthase chain length factor, coding for MNINLEILDAFYLCDKKEIENLNTKELVPQMVFRRRLTKASKLVIEALAKLDSKNNRILYGSSFGELLASANILKAILNKDMLSPTDFQNSVYNTAVSYASILFENKKEILTISSGDTTSLKVLKAAAIKSLDKDELVLICSETLNIPNIEDINTCIEYMEVVVALKVKFTEEKETMDINNISLIGFPKSMEHMMFIAQNFNDNNKNIIKIDI
- a CDS encoding glycosyltransferase family 2 protein, which gives rise to MKFKDRDIIAVVPTLNNDFTIQKVVDDVLSFGFKVIVVDDGYINPVSNILKKCDNLTIIRHDINKGKGEAILTGAKKAKELGYDYFVTLDGDGQHMASEIKKLQDTISSNNQIIIGARNFDISNVPNGSKFGRWFSNFWACWDTGYRITDSLSGFRIYPISILNLQYKTSKFDWEMEVLVRHAWNGGEIIEKQIECYYPKAEDRVSHFRKFEDTMAIVWVHVQMLPIKWTKMFLNIFKKNKK
- a CDS encoding NAD(P)/FAD-dependent oxidoreductase produces the protein MEEICDVLIIGGGPSGSVAACKLLKAGFSVKILEKLDFPRFVIGESLLPKCNEILDDIGILDIIEKQSYMLKPGAIFIDEDNIQEFIDFRDNLGQKHNTSFQVKREEFDNILLQTAKKLGADVRHKIEVIDYDNSQNIIYAKDENGLKSSFKAKFVLDASGYGRVLPKLLNLDEPSDLKLRNAILMRMTGEDRREKDEEGFIDIVIHDDNKAWFWGIPFSDGVTSIGIVCEESYFLNSKLSKEEFLLHSINSHKYLKEKYKNAKQVAPVQIINGYSASIKKMYGKNFAMSGNATEFLDPVFSSGVTLALESSSRVASLIIDQLNGKKVDWQKDYEDYMMIGINVFREFVYAWYDGRLKKIFYATNKSPKIKQSIASILSGYVWDENNYFVKDTKKKIDALVVMSESRN
- a CDS encoding phosphopantetheine-binding protein produces the protein MEILIDDFKQKLIDSLKLEDITVDDIENDSPLFGEEGLGLDSVDSIELVLIIEKEYGVKISNSSDYKTIFSSINNLLNYINKNLE